In Deinococcus psychrotolerans, the genomic window TTGCGCGAAGTCAAGGCCAGCGGCGTGCTGCGCCAAGTCAGCGCTATTTTCGATACCCGCACGCTGGGCTACCAGTCGAGTTTGGTGGCCGCTGTCTACGACGAAGCGCAGCTGGACGCGGGCGCGGAAACCGTCAATCAGCACCCCGGCGTGAGCCACAACTACAAGCGCAACCACGACTTTAACTTGTGGTACACCATCGCCGTGCCGCCGGAGAGCGACCTCGCCGCCCACGTTGACCGCCTACACGAGCTGTCAGGGGCCAAACTCACCCGCTTGATGCCTACCTTGCACCTCTACAAAATTGGGGTGGAGTTTGACATGACCGGCAACGAAGCCTGGAATGCCAAGAGCAAGCCGCAGTACACCAGCGCCCAGCGCAACATCGGCTACGTCGTGACCGAGCTGGACAAGCGTTTCGTGGTGGAATTCCAAAAAGACCTGCCGATCACTGAGGAGCCTTACGCCGACGCCTGCGCCGCGCTGGGCCTGAGCATCGAGGAAGTGGCTGCCCACGCCGATCAGATGAAAGCCGCCGGTGCTTTGCGGCGCATCAGCGCGGTGCTCAAGCACCAGTCGGCAGGCTTTACCTTCAACGCTATGGGCGTGTGGGCGGTGCCGCAGGAACAAGTCGCTGAGATCGGGCAGGAGATGGCCGGCTTCAAGGCAGTGTCGCACTGTTATTTGCGCCCCACTTATCCTGAATGGCCCTACACCATCTTCACGATGGTTCACGGGCGCAGCAAGGAGGAAGCCTTTGGCAAGATTCAGGCCATTCACGACGAGGTCGCGCCGTTTGATCACGCCATTTTGTATTCCACCAAAGAATATAAAAAAGTGCGCTTGGAGTTCTACAAGCCGGATTTTTATGAATGGGAGCAGGCACAGCAGTTAAGATGAGCTGCTGAAGCCAATTCCTTTTAAATCGGCCCGCTCAGCCGGCTGATCTCTGCGCCGATCTGAGCGGTCAGGTCTTTGATGCCGCCTTTTGGCTCAATGAGCGGGCCGAAGCGCACCAGCCAGCGCTTGCCTTCTTGCCGCAGGCCCACCGGCAACACCGGGGCCTTGCCGCGCAGGGCCAGCAAGCCCACCCCACCCTGCATCTGGCCGTTGCCGCCGCCGCGTGTGCCTTCGGGAAAGAGTCCCAGCGTGCCGTCTTCTTTGAGAATTCTCAGGGCGGTGCGAATCGCCACCAGATCAGTAATGGAGCGGTCTACTGGAAAGCTGCCGCCCGCCCGGATGATGTCGCCCATCACCGGCCCGAACAGTTCTTTTTTGGACATGAACTGGACATAGTGCCCCGGCATCACTTTGGCGATCAGGAACGGATCGAGCGAGGAAACGTGCGCTCCGGCCACGATCAACTTGCTGCCGGGCGGCGGAATATGTTCGCGGCCCAGCGTATGGATGTACTGGCCGCGCAGCACGCGGGGCAAATTCATGCCCAAGACCACGAACTGATACACCAGCGGATTGACCGTCGGCGCTTGCAACTCATCGGCGGGTTTCGGCATCTTTGTTGCGGTGACAGGCGACTGGTTTTTTTGTATTTGGGCTTCAGGCCGCTCAGGTTCAGAAGTCTGGGGGTCGGGGAGAGATGCGGTCATGCCCTTTAGAATACAGAGTGCCGCCGCGTTGTGCTTGCGCGGCGCGGCGCAGGTGATTAAGCGGTGAAGGCTGCCCGAAGCTTAGGCCAGTGACGCTGTGCCTACACCCTGCCTTTCAGAAGCGCACGATGTCCGGCGGCGTCCAAGCGTGCAGCGCTTCACTGAGCAGGATTTCGCCGTCCTCCCACTCGCCGTGCCCGCTCTCCGGGTTGATGTGGCCCGCTTCGCCCACCGTGACCAGTTCGGCTTCCCAAGCCTCGGCAAAAGCCCCGGCCCGCTCAAACGTCAGGTAAGGGTCGTTTTCGCTGGCAATCATC contains:
- a CDS encoding metallophosphoesterase, translated to MTAPALIPTPVAAPTLRELLLNRIQKDIPLVKRPYAVLAQEVGLSEAEALTILREVKASGVLRQVSAIFDTRTLGYQSSLVAAVYDEAQLDAGAETVNQHPGVSHNYKRNHDFNLWYTIAVPPESDLAAHVDRLHELSGAKLTRLMPTLHLYKIGVEFDMTGNEAWNAKSKPQYTSAQRNIGYVVTELDKRFVVEFQKDLPITEEPYADACAALGLSIEEVAAHADQMKAAGALRRISAVLKHQSAGFTFNAMGVWAVPQEQVAEIGQEMAGFKAVSHCYLRPTYPEWPYTIFTMVHGRSKEEAFGKIQAIHDEVAPFDHAILYSTKEYKKVRLEFYKPDFYEWEQAQQLR
- a CDS encoding lysophospholipid acyltransferase family protein, coding for MTASLPDPQTSEPERPEAQIQKNQSPVTATKMPKPADELQAPTVNPLVYQFVVLGMNLPRVLRGQYIHTLGREHIPPPGSKLIVAGAHVSSLDPFLIAKVMPGHYVQFMSKKELFGPVMGDIIRAGGSFPVDRSITDLVAIRTALRILKEDGTLGLFPEGTRGGGNGQMQGGVGLLALRGKAPVLPVGLRQEGKRWLVRFGPLIEPKGGIKDLTAQIGAEISRLSGPI